One genomic segment of Centropristis striata isolate RG_2023a ecotype Rhode Island chromosome 13, C.striata_1.0, whole genome shotgun sequence includes these proteins:
- the rras gene encoding ras-related protein R-Ras, whose translation MSGEEERFKLVVVGGGGVGKSALTIQFIQSYFVSDYDPTIEDSYTKICTVDGKETRLDILDTAGQEEFGAMREQYMRSGEGFLLVFALNDRSSYHEVQKFHTQILRVKDRDDFPMVLVGNKADLEQQRVISREDAQAFARENRIHYMEASAKNRYNVDEVFLELVQIIRRFQEMECPPPPAHHTGKQKSRGCPCVLL comes from the exons ATGAGCGGAGAAGAGGAAAGATTTAAACTGGTGgtggtgggaggaggaggggtggggaAGAGCGCCCTGACCATCCAGTTCATCCAG TCCTACTTTGTGTCGGACTACGACCCCACCATCGAAGACTCCTACACCAAGATCTGTACTGTGGATGGAAAGGAGACCCGGCTGGACA TCTTGGATACAGCAGGTCAGGAGGAGTTTGGGGCGATGAGGGAGCAGTACATGCGCTCAGGAGAAGGCTTCTTATTGGTGTTTGCACTCAACGACCGGAGCAG CTACCACGAGGTCCAGAAATTCCACACTCAGATCTTAAGAGTAAAGGACCGTGACGACTTCCCCATGGTGCTGGTTGGAAATAAGGCTGACCTGGAACAGCAGAGAGTG ATCTCCAGGGAGGATGCTCAGGCGTTCGCTAGAGAGAACAGGATCCACTACATGGAGGCTTCAGCCAAGAATCGCTACAATGTGGATGAAGTCTTCTTGGAGCTGGTGCAAATAATTAG ACGGTTTCAGGAGATGGAGTGTCCTCCACCTCCAGCTCATCACACAGGGAAACAGAAGAGTCGTGGCTGTCCCTGCGTCCTTCTCTAA
- the si:ch211-195b15.8 gene encoding probable dual specificity protein phosphatase DDB_G0281963 produces MVWSRESEAERPPLSVILPQLYLGAERDVTEDQLASLGISYVLSVSRCSPQPSFLPRSRYLRIPIDDSLWDDLLPWIPQALQFIDAAMSSGASVLVHCAAGISRSPALAVAYIMHSLGMDLDRAYRFVKERRPSISPNFNFLGQLQHFQATLSTKASGGDLPVQQLDNRLPSINDNDSIKHSHISHNMNYQADSVTGEVKQAHRENVYHTDKTQQRHTRSDGTKKLQTLHLTLNLIQTPCEVSAPSPCEPVKPAEKPTQLQLPAGSASLLEKRKSLTLVLTPLGNSSPSEARSSQQAKGTAASKTVHTRGTGEKPDATKTNPGSYKQTEDTRREQSPSSGKCSTAEVKEQSLMSPFSFTLNKLLDWGERVLLGGVFAHPVRMGQPALPYRC; encoded by the exons ATGGTCTGGTCCCGAGAGAGCGAGGCTGAGCGGCCTCCACTGTCTGTTATCCTCCCGCAGCTCTACCTCGGAGCGGAGAGAGACGTGACGGAG gaccaGCTGGCCTCTCTGGGTATCTCCTACGTGCTGAGCGTGAGCCGATGCAGCCCCCAGCCCTCCTTTCTGCCTCGCTCCAGATATCTTCGCATCCCCATTGATGACTCCCTGTGGGACGACTTGCTGCCCTGGATCCCACAGGCTCTGCAATTCATCG ATGCAGCCATGTCCTCTGGTGCGTCCGTGTTGGTTCACTGTGCAGCAGGGATCTCCCGCTCCCCGGCTCTGGCTGTAGCCTACATCATGCACAGCTTGGGGATGGACCTGGACCGCGCCTACAG GTTTGTGAAAGAGCGCCGCCCCTCCATATCCCCAAACTTCAACTTCCTGGGTCAGCTGCAGCATTTCCAGGCCACTCTGAGCACGAAGGCCTCTGGAGGAGACCTCCCCGTCCAGCAGCTGGACAATCGTCTGCCATCCATCAATGACAATGACAGTATTAAACACTCTCACATCAGTCACAACATGAATTATCAGGCCGACAGCGTCACCGGAGAGGTCAAACAGGCACACAGAGAGAATGTCTACCACAcagataaaacacagcagagacacacacgTTCAGACGGTACAAAAAAACTTCAGACTCTTCATTTGACTCTTAATCTAATCCAGACGCCATGTGAGGTCTCAGCTCCGAGCCCCTGTGAGCCTGTCAAACCAGCAGAAAAGCCGACCCAACTACAACTCCCAGCAGGCTCTGCTTCTCTATTAGAGAAACGCAAAAGCCTCACCCTTGTTTTGACCCCTCTGGGAAACAGCTCCCCCTCCGAGGCAAGAAGCAGCCAGCAGGCAAAGGGTACAGCTGCATCCAAAACGGTCCACACTCGGGGAACAGGAGAAAAGCCTGACGCCACAAAGACAAACCCTGGATCCTATAAGCAGACAGAGGACACTCGCAGAGAGCAGAGTCCCTCCAGCGGGAAGTGCAGCACAGCAGAGGTGAAGGAGCAGAGCCTGATGTCTCCGTTCAGCTTCACTCTCAACAAGCTGCTGGACTGGGGGGAGAGGGTGCTGTTGGGAGGGGTGTTTGCCCACCCAGTAAGAATGGGACAGCCTGCACTGCCGTACAGGTGCTGA